The Amycolatopsis endophytica genome includes the window CAGTGGGATCGGTTGTCTTCCCGCCAGGGTGGCATCCGCAAGACCGGCCGAGACGCAGGGAAGCGTCCAGGATCACCGGCCCTGGTCGCTTGCCGAGCAGCCCGGCGATCGCGGCTTGCGCCAGCTCCGCGTAGGGCTGTGGCATCGAGGTGAGTGGCGGATTGCCGAATTCACCCGCCCGGGTGCCGTCGATGCTGGTGATCGCGAGCTCATCGGGTATGCGGACACCCATGGCATCGGCGGCCGAGCTGACGCCCCGCGCCTGCTCGTCCGACCCGACGAACACGGCAGCAGGGCGCTCTGGGTGAGTCGGGAGCGAGCGTTCTCGCCGTCATTGGTGACGAGAACGTAGGCGGACCCGGTGGGAGCTCCCTCGACGGCCGCACCGGCATCGACACCGGCCGCGGCGAGCCGTCGCCGGAGCTCCCGGCCGTCGACATCGTCGCCGAAGCCGCCGAGGAAGCGCACTGCCGCGCCGGCGCGTGCCGCCGCCACCGATTGGTTCGCGCCTTTCCCGCCCAGCCCGCGTGTGCTCGACCGGCCGTGGACCGTTTCGCCCGCCAGATCCTCAGGACGTGGCTGTCGGCGACGTGGCCCCGGCGCCGAGTCGCGTCAGCTTCGCGTGGTCATCCGAGCCCCGTTCGGCGTGGTAGATCATCAACCTCAGCGGCGTGGGCCCGTCGACGGCCAGGTTCTCGCGGGTCAGGGTGAGCAGCCCGGCCACGGGGTGGGCGAAGCGCACTGGCGGCCGGTCGATCCGGGCGACGACAGCGTGCCCTGCCCACAGCTCACGGAAGTGCGCGTCGCGCGCCGAGAGCTCGGTCACCAGTTGGGTGGTGCGGCGGTCGTCGACGGCGGCGGCGACGGAGGCGCGGAATGACGCGACCAGGTGTTCGGCCACGATCTCCCAGTCGGCGAACAGTGCCCGCTCGGCCGGGTCGAGGAAGACCGACAGCAACCGGTTGTGGCCCGGCTGCAGGGCCGGGGACAGCGCGTGGGCCGTCGTGTTGGCGGCGATGACGTCGAAGTGCTGGTCCTGGATGAACGCGGGTAGGTCCAGTGCCCGCAGCAGCTGCTGGGTGCTGGCCGGGACATCGACCTGGCGCGGTCCGCGGAGGTTACCCGTCGGCGGGTGGCCGAGGGCGATCAGATGGGCCGTCTCGGTGGCGTCGAGCCGCAGTGCCCGGGCGAGCGACTCCAGCACCTGGTCCGAGGGGCTGCGGTCCCGGCCCTGCTCGAGCCGCAGGTAGTAGTTCGCGCTGATCCCGGCGAGCAGCGCGACCTCCTCGCGCCGTAGGCCGGGGACGCGTCGCGGTCCGAGCCATTCGATCGCCGCTTCGGACGGCGTGACCCGTTCGCGGCAGGCGCGCAGGTACTCCCCGAGCAGGTTGTTCCGGCCCATGCCGGCCACTTTATCCGAGGGTGACCCTGGCGTTCCTAGGAAGCGCAGGGGGCAGTCCGGGCACCCGCGGTGTTTCGTAGCGTCGGTCGAAAGAACAGGACGGACCGAGGAATGGACCAGGACGCAGCGTCTGGAGGGAACGAGCGATGTCGGGCACAACGCCACACCGGGTTATCGCGGTCGAGGAGCACTTCGCGACCATCCCGTTCTGGGAGCGGACGGCGAGCCTGCCGGCATTCGCCGGCGAGGAGGCCGAGCGCGCGTATTCGCGCAGCTTCATCCCCAACGAGTTCATCAGCCGCAGGCTGACCGACCTGCAGACGCGGCTCGAGGAGATGGACGGGGCGGGCGTCGACGTGTCGGTGCTGAGCCTGAACCCGCCGGGGGTGCAGATCTGGTCCGACGCCGCGACCGCCACGTCGCTGGCGCGGGAGATGAACGACGCGCTGGCCGACATCGTCGCGGGCAACCCGGGGCGGTTCGGCGCGCTCGCCGCCGTGGCACCCCAGGACCCGGAGGCGGCGGCGGAGGAGATCCGGCGAGCGACGGGGACGCTCGGGTTCGGCGGCGTCCTGATCGGGTCGCACACGGGCGGCCACTACCTCGACGAGCCGCAGTTCGAGCCGGTGCTCGCCGCCCTCGAGGAAACCGACAGCACGCTGTATCTGCATCCGCGGATGCCGAGCCCGCAGATGCTCGAGCCGTTTCAGCCGTACGGGTTGCAGCAGGCGATCTGGGGCTTCCAAGCGGAGGCTGCGACGCACGCGATGCGACTGATCCTGAGCGGTACGTTCGACCGGCACCCGAACCTTCACGTGGTGCTCGGTCACCTCGGCGAGGGGCTCCCGTTCTGGCTGTGGCGTACCGACAACATGCACGCGAAGGCCTACGCCTGGGCGCGTGACGTGCTCGGCATGGTCGCGCTCGAACGAAAGCCCCAGCGAGTACTTCCGCCAGAACATGTGGATCACCACGAGCGGCATGTCCGACCACGACGTGCTGCAGTACTGCTTGACGAAGGTAGGCGCCGAGCACGTTCTCTTCGCGATCGACTACCCGTATGAAGACAGCTACGTCGCGGCCGAGTTCCTGGCCAAGGCCGACCTCGATGACCAGCAGCGCGCCCTGATCAGCCACCGCAACGCGGAGCAGCTCTTCCGGGTGCCGCCCTTGGTCTGACGCCTGCTCGGACGGGCGTCGCGCTCGACCACCCGTGCACGACCCAGGACGCGCACACCGGTCGAGTCGGGGCGAACTCAGTGAAGAGGACGCAATGGAAGAGACCGCCACCCCACCGCTGCGCGCGCCGGCGAGCACGCCCTCGTTCGACGGCGTGCCGCGTGGCGCACGGCGATCGCCGGCACGCTCGGCCTGACCTTCGGGCCGAGCGTGCTCACGGTCTTCGCCTTCGGGACGGCGTTCGGCTGGCGCGCTGCGTTCGTCGGCCTGGGGCCGTCGTGCTGCTGGTTTTCCCCGCGGCGTACGCCCTGATCACCGACGCCCGCGGCGGCCGGCCGCGTCCGGCGGTGACTGCCCTGACGAGGTGCCGGGCGACACGGTGCGCACCGCCGCTCGGACCGGGCGTTCTGGCTCGGCGTC containing:
- a CDS encoding helix-turn-helix transcriptional regulator, which produces MGRNNLLGEYLRACRERVTPSEAAIEWLGPRRVPGLRREEVALLAGISANYYLRLEQGRDRSPSDQVLESLARALRLDATETAHLIALGHPPTGNLRGPRQVDVPASTQQLLRALDLPAFIQDQHFDVIAANTTAHALSPALQPGHNRLLSVFLDPAERALFADWEIVAEHLVASFRASVAAAVDDRRTTQLVTELSARDAHFRELWAGHAVVARIDRPPVRFAHPVAGLLTLTRENLAVDGPTPLRLMIYHAERGSDDHAKLTRLGAGATSPTATS
- a CDS encoding amidohydrolase family protein, with product MSGTTPHRVIAVEEHFATIPFWERTASLPAFAGEEAERAYSRSFIPNEFISRRLTDLQTRLEEMDGAGVDVSVLSLNPPGVQIWSDAATATSLAREMNDALADIVAGNPGRFGALAAVAPQDPEAAAEEIRRATGTLGFGGVLIGSHTGGHYLDEPQFEPVLAALEETDSTLYLHPRMPSPQMLEPFQPYGLQQAIWGFQAEAATHAMRLILSGTFDRHPNLHVVLGHLGEGLPFWLWRTDNMHAKAYAWARDVLGMVALERKPQRVLPPEHVDHHERHVRPRRAAVLLDEGRRRARSLRDRLPV
- a CDS encoding amidohydrolase family protein, which gives rise to MSDHDVLQYCLTKVGAEHVLFAIDYPYEDSYVAAEFLAKADLDDQQRALISHRNAEQLFRVPPLV